Part of the Lolium rigidum isolate FL_2022 chromosome 6, APGP_CSIRO_Lrig_0.1, whole genome shotgun sequence genome, atgtggttcatctctctctcccatgtgatctttatgtgatcatgagctttgtatcattattaatctatgtgctactctagtgatgttattaaagtagtctattcctccttcatgatgtaatgtggacagtgtgtgcatcatgtagtacttggcgtaggttatgattgtgatctcttgtagattatgaagttaactattactatgcactctagagttactttaatatgaactccagaattactctccatggtgtgacagtgacggtgtttgcatcgtgtgtgattcctttatgacgttgtggagcttgtttactccggcttgagggtgctctcgtagccctacacaatgaatggtgtttgttatccaacaatagagtctttgaaagtagcataagggaagagaagttatttatttatgtgatcattgttgagagtgtccactagtgaaagtatgatccctaggctttgtttctaagcattgaaacaccgtttccaacaagttctgttacatgtttgcttgctgccatctttatttcagattgctattaccactcataatcatccatattacttgtatttcactgtctcttcgccgaactagtgcacctatacatctgacaagtgtattaggtgtgttggggacacaagagacttcttgtatcgtaattgcagggttgcttgagagggatatctttgacctctacctccccgagttcgataaaccttgggcgattcacttaagggaaacttgtcgctattctacaaacctctcgctcttggaggcccaacactgtctacaggaatagaagcgtgcgtagacatcaagctattttccggcgccgttgccggggaggtaaggtaaaaggtattcacatcctccgactactaagctatttcctagcaccgttgccggtgtgtgagtgctcgaagctatttcctttagatcctgcaattgcatctttttgtttcttgtttttatttttcactagttaggcataatggaaaacaatagtgagctttttaatctatttcctgaaataagacatgaattatgtgatgcgaaaattaaaaaacctatggaaccttatttgcatgctagtagcaatgttattagtatgaacgcaattactgctaatgctatggaaaagtctaagcttggggaagctagttttcatgatctttttagctttccagctttaggggagaaaatttgctgtgataatactttatctcccatatgcgataactctaatgatgcttgtgatattttagatccacctactgaaagtattcctttcaagatacccatgaaaattattgaacgtgttatggataaccgctatgaaggggatggaattgtccatcctggagatcatttactgtttttgcatgaattatgcgggttattcaagtgtgcaggtatctctatggatgaagtgaggaagaaactattctctatgtcattgtctggtaaagcggcgcattggtataaattgctgaagaatggtcgatctattggttgggaagaaatcgtacctctcttttattctaaattttatcctcctcatgaagtgcatattgataggaattacatttataacttttatcctcgtgatggatagagtatttcccaagcatgggggagattgaagtcattaatgctcaaatgtcccattcatgagctccccctaatgttattattaataatttttatgcaaggctttcgggacaccacaaggactatctagatgcctgtttggagggatctttcacaagcaaggaggttgaagctagatgggatcttcttgaaagaattcaggagaatactgaagattgggagaacgacaaaggtaaacaatcaggtataaattatgattatgaatgcattgaaacttttatggatactgataaatttcgaaatatgagtgctacttatggtcttgactctcaagttgttgcaaacctttataaagcttttgcctctcattttgaattgcctaggaagaattttggtaAGTataatgaaccttttaaagacgcttgcatgaaggatgaaactgttattaatgattgcaataaacatgcccaaacttctgaaaattctatttcttataagcatgttaatttttgtggaatgcatagaccttgtggaattaatcaaatcgaagatgaatattgtatccatcataggaatgaaaaaactagaaagtggtctagggctctaaatgatcttggtaaaaaggtttgtgccctctatccttttatttgtgaactttgccatagagtgggtcattttaattttcaatgctcctccaatgataattcgaaccccatgagtgctgcaaatttgtattgtgatgatgaaatccttcctaatcagcatgatggacttactttatttttggggtgtgaagagttatcaagaaaaatctctttgttacatatgagtgatcttgatattgatgatgtcctgcatgggtgtctttcttattgcattaataattgccatacaaatacttacatacagaatatcttagaagatgacactttgccaaaatatgataggaccgctgtgtgttttaaacttattaatgaaaaggaggaatcctcccaagtttcttctattgtttctggaaataaatcaggttctgtggaaaagcctcccttcaaggctcttcctcctaaagaagggaacgaagagaaggaaaagaagaagaagaagaagaaggaaatgaagaagaagaagaagaagagggggaataaaaagaaagaggtaacggcatatccccgcgtgtatgagataacgataggtaaccgcaagtatgttgctcctaatgattattatgataatgaatctgagtacaatgatcttcctatgccctttacccatattagtgatcatgatttggaagagcacactacctttgatattggaaatctctttggtactgattatgaaagtaatgatgttagcactattcaTGTTTCCTCAAAcgttgatattgaaagctctaagcttggggatgttgtgcttgaagatcctatatttaagacctttacttttagtgagaatgatgatattatatattctggtttagataatcgttatagagatggaNNNNNNNNNNNNNNNNNNNNNNNNNNNNNNNNNNNNNNNNNNNNNNNNNNNNNNNNNNNNNNNNNNNNNNNNNNNNNNNNNNNNNNNNNNNNNNNNNNNNACCCCTACTTCCATGTGCCCGATGCAACAAAAGCGCttcggcttcacctcctaccaaaaatgctcgcggctattcgcatgctctcatatggaatggctgctgatatattcgatgagtatcttcgaatgggtgagagcacctgccttgagtccatgtacgggttttgccgagccgtgattgccgtgttcgaagAGTATTACCGTAGGGAGCCAActcgttgaggatacaaggcgcctcctatctatcaacgagtctagaggcttcccgggaatgattggcagcatagattgcatgcaccgggagtggaaaaactgtccatttggatggcaggggtcGACATGACGGGTATGAGGAGGGACGGActcgtcattcttgaagctgtcatatctcaagatttatggatttggcattcattctttggcatggccggttccaacaatgatatcaatgtgttgcaccgatcaccggttttcgaaaggctcatgcaaggcaaagctccccgggtgagctatgagatcaatggaaatgcatatgacaagccgtattatcttgctgatgacaTCTACCCcgactgggccacattggtgaagaccgtccgtaatccaaactccgagaagacgaggaggtttgccaagatgcaagaggcttgcaggaaagatgtggagcgtggatttggtgtgctccaagctcggtgggcaattgtccgtcactccggcaagaacatggtcgccgaagaccatgcatgaggtgatgacatgctgcgtgatcatgcacaacatgatcgttgagaacgagcgtcccgatggccgcaatgagcaccaccgggaattccaaggtgagttGGTTGCGCCAATTCCCGGAGCTTCTACTTGGgaggactatctacatatgaatgtagaagtcacaaaCGATACCGTCTCCAAACAGtctgcagacggatctgattgagcatcaatggaccatggctggccatgaagatcatgcctagaggactagtatcttattttgatgtagacttttcaaaatttaaatgtaataactatgacttcgttgaaatcctatttgttgtttcaaaacttcatatttgatgcaaacgcggaaatgcgtcgcgccgctggagccaccccagggtgcaaacggacgcgcggacaaaaacggtctgtctcgcgtccgccgcgcgacgcaaacggacatttcggacgtccgaaatgcgtcgcgccgctggagatgccctaatacacATGGTTTTCGTGATAGTGGTTGTCATTGGCTTTTCCAAGGAAAGCATGATCTAGCATGAACATGAACGGAAGTTTCATAGGACACCCACACTCGATGATATGTCCTAACCACGGCCGGCCCATGCGGCGGGGTAGAGGGGCACTCGCCTGGACCCTCAACAGTTAGGGCCCTAGTTCAAGATTTGTTTTTACACTTACTATACTTATATTTATACTCTTTAGGCAAGTAGAGTTTGGAATAGTTTTAAAAAATATAGAAGGTTGAAGTTGTTGCTTAACGTGCCTATACTCTGACTACTCTAATGCGCAGAACAACACGGACCCTCATAATTTTTTCTCTGATTATTTCTATTTCTCGCAAACAATACACATGTACACAAGTAGCTATTGTAGAAATAATAATCATGGTATATAGTTCGTGCGATCAATAAAAATAAATAGTTTTAAACATCATCAGCAACATTCTTAAGACCACTgatctttcaaatgtaaatatttatttagtttgttattgcattatcctaatatttatcttgctgaataatatttttttaagttttttttgtcTGTGACCAAGTGGTGAAGCTTGAGTGAGATTATTAAGGGGCCTAGAAAACTAATCATGCTTAAACTTTAAGTATGATATATAAATTTAACATAAATGAATATCTTTAAGAATTTTTTCCGAGTAGGGGGCCATTGCCCTCTACTCTAGAAAAGCTTAGCCACTACGAAAAGGAGTTATTGGTATCGTTTCGCCCTAGGGCCCCAAAATCTATGGACCGTTCCTGGTGTTAACATAATCTTCATGAGTTTGAAACACTCCCATCGAAAGATGAACAAGAGTTGCACAACATTGCAAATGGCTAGGTCGCCTATCGGTCGTACTATTTGCCATCAGTGATGTCTACATCAGTGGTGATGCACTGCTTCTCAGGCCTCGAATCACTTGGATCAACTTATGAGGGTTAATGGTCTTAGTGAAAATACGCTCAATCTTTTTTGAATCCGACTGGGTGTTTTTAGTAATAAACAAAGTCTTAATGAACTTGTCTTGATTGTTGTTGAGAAACATGTCTGGCTTTAAGGTCCTTAATGTTAAAGAGATGCTTGATCAAGAACAGAttctttttttgaaatggggaaaaatcgcctcagcttctgcatccaaaggatgcatacggctttttttattagattattcgcaacatcttacaagagcaatacaaaagatcaaactcgaagccacctcgctaaccctacagagggatgaagggggtgacaatacaccaactcacattatccaaacaaccaaatgccttcccaagccgtccaatagcaggtgagaagcacatccagtcaagcagactctcagcgcacgccagcACACACGCCACAAAaatcgctaccgccgtcttcctcgcacccatcttcaagagggatcactGCATTGACCTTGTCAGACCTgtcgtcgatgtcaccatgatgccagacagctccaccatcctgcacgtgtCCTGCGGTCcgcgcccgtcttcgataccctgcagctccacgccgccgagAATCATCAACGTCaacatggtagatgaacaccactccaccaaagatccacctccatccagccgctgctccaaaaatgatgtCCCAAGAGGTAGAACAACGCAGGAAGCATCGTcatcatccgatccgggagacccagatctagggtttcccccggagcagcatgagtgagtagccgcagactgtgatgacgatgccttcaagaaggaagcgacgcttaacgccgccaccgcctgccaatcgtggcacggttttcaccgacagccgctaGTCCCCAACTTGGCAAGAGCCAGCGTAGAGgcaagcaaagatgatgccttcgcaaggaaacgacgccaatagccgccaCCATCATCCACCAAGAACGATCTCAGGgtgcggttttcaccggtggccccttgaccgctagctcgtcgtcgactagatctttaTCGTCGGAGTAGacggatctcgtgatccgccaccccagcaaccagccgaccacctccggcgaaggaggaggccgccaccaCCATGCCAAGGACAGTCGCCCATGGCGTCCTCGTGCCTCGGAACGAACCCAGAAACCTACACGAAGACGGCATCGTTGTGACCGTAGCAGTAAGATCGCAGCCCACCCGAGCCCGCCAGGACCCAGATCGGACCcgaaccaccaccgccgcccaccAAACGATGGAGATCCTCTCCCTCCTTTGGTCGCCGCCGCTCAATGGCACCGCCGTCGACAGCCTGATGcggatcgccgccgccggagacacgaACCCGCGCCCCCACGGGCGGCAGGAGGAGGGGAGCCgctggggaggaagaggaggggagtCGCTGGggccgcccgcgcgcgccgccgcgcgggtGCGGGAGTCCCGTTTGAGTGTGGCGTCTTGTGTACTCTTTCTTAGTTTATCCCATGTCGCTTGATCAAGAACAGATGTATTCACGCGATCACAAAATTACAACGTGGGCAACCATGTTGCGGATGATTCTTTGGAATGAGGATTGGGTGTATGTGCTTGACGCACCACTGGCAGTCCCGCTACCATGAATTCAAAGACAAGAATGGCAGCCCTCCAAAGGAGTTAGAGTTGAGGCCAATGCCAAGGCTCTTATGGAGTCACGCACGGCCAATGAGCTCATTATTcacctccgtttgggggacgccggtactgcatcctctatttggggaagcCGTTTCCACACCGGCGCCACCAAAACGGCGGCCCCGATTGAAGTTTTTTTACACAAACTACATATTATGCTTAGAGTTTCATGTAATGTCATTTaggatcgaggaatgaataatattttcgggcaaatccgagtaaaacattattcactcctctaCCCCGGATGACATTTGAAACCTATtatctctagcctactacctactggccacCCGGCTCTATGGAGGTGGACGATCGACCGGAGCTCTCTCCCATGCTCTCTACCCTGCTCCTCCGTCGTTGATCCAACGTTGAtctctccgccacgaacgtcaagtagaCGGCTCTATCCGCGGCCGTCGTCTCCTGCTGCAGCTgccgctccagctcctcccgctgccgacggtgatccaactcctgcctctATAGCCGGAGTTGCATCTCCGCCAAACGACGCGCCTCACAGACTTCATCATGACGCTGCGTCTCCTCCTGCAGCAACCGGCGCAATgcaagctcctcccacccctTCTGCCGTCGCGCATCCAACCGGCGTTGGGTtatctcctcccgccgccgccgcgactccAGGAACTCCAGCCGATCCGCCTAGGTATTGAACATATGTTGATGGACATGACGGTCGGTTTATAGGGAATGTAGTAAAGAAGATATAGATTGCAGATAGAAAATATGTACCATTCTCACATTGCTCCCCGACACATGTCGTGGCACGTTGTCAAAATGACACCTGAAAGCAACTTCCACTCCCGCTCCATTATCTTCTTGTATATCTTGACGAAGATCACTTTTGTTTTTTCTTGCCAGAACTGAGTTAACGACGATATTTCATAACTCATGAAATTTCAGAACTCCTGATTTGCGAcctaacatataatttttatataaATAGGCATATATTCCTTTTCATTATGAAATAATGGAACATAGTGAAATAAAAAATAGTGGTTGGAAACGTTACTATAGCAAAAGACAATGGAGTTCATATTTTATACATCAGAATAATAAAGTTTTTCTATTAATGAAAAAATGACTGACAAAAAAGGTTTCATTTAGATTTCTTATTTTAAAAATTGTAGCAGCTACCTCATGATTATGGTCTGGTAGCCTCGGTGGGGAAGGAGCCGACCAAGTTGGCAACGTCAGCATGCGAGGGTTGTTCATGTGCTTGCTTTAAGATCTCTGCTCTAGCTAAATCATACGAGGGGTTTTATTATACCTGGCACCCTTTGGGGCGAGCCAAACCTAACAATGTCGGGTGCAGAAAACCTAAGCCCAAGCAGGGCCGGGCCTCTCCCCAATTTTACCCCTATATGAAGCTCCGGCCTGGGATTTTATGGCCTCTCGAGCCAGGCTTCCCATGTCCATGTATTCATGGGAAAGACTTGTATAGGGTCGCTCCATTAGGTGAGATCATAGGATCAGCTCACAAAATTTATTTGCAGAAATTGCAAAAAAATCTAAAACTtgtatacaaaatacctatgggcTATAACTatagctttcaaaaaaaaaatcagctcagAAGTCCATCTATAGGTAGAGAAACAAAAATGACAAACTCTATTGTGAATAGTGTCAGTTTTAGGTGTACACTATTTATACCcaagatttgtcttttttttgtTCTCTAAGTGTAGGTCGAATTTAAAGCTGCAATTTTTAGGGATTGCATATATAGCACAGATGTATATTGTCAATTTTTAGAATATTTAAATATATTTTATCTGTTAAAAAATTGATCAAACAGATCCATACAAAGTCAGATCTGCCTAAAAGTTGGCCACATCCCCAGTTCCCCACTTCACCTCCCCTGTTCGACCAAGCCGAACCAACCAGCCAAGGTGCTGTGGCTGCCGAGTGCTGAGAAACAAAAGCCCCAAATCTCCCAAAGCCCCGGCCCGACGCGATGGCTCCCAGATCAGAgcacgccgccggcagcgccgccgcggcggcagcagcagcagcgcaggGACACAGATCCGAGTTCGACTCAATGGATCCCCTCTTCCACGTCCTGCGCGCGGTGCCCTTCTCCTTCCTCCAGCCGCCGCGCACCCGCCTCAAGCTGCCGTCCAACCTGGCGCTGCCCTCCCCCATGACCGTCTTCGCCCTCATCCTGCTCACCTACTTCGCGGTCGTCTCCGGCCTCGTCTACGACGTCATCGTCGAGCCCCCGGGCATCGGCAGCTCCCAGGACCCGGCCACCGGCGCCGTCCGCcccgtcgtcttcctccccggCCGCGTCAACGGCCAGTACATCATCGAGGGCCTCTCCTCCGGCTTCATGTTCCTCCTCGGAGGCGTCGGGATCATCCTCCTCGACCTGGCGGTCGACCGCACCAGGCCTCGGAGCCTgcgcatctccttcggcggctccGGCGTCGCCGCCATCGTCATCGCCTACGCCATGGCCATGCTCTTCCTGCGCATCAAGATTCCCGGCTACTTATGGTGAGGCCGAAAAATCTTACGACTTCATTATGTCAGATCCGTCACCAGATCCCGCTCTACCTTTAGATCTATAAGCTGTTGTTGATGACTCTAGTGTACAATTTAAACTATGTTACTGATGGTCTCAAATTCCAAGGATTTTTTCTATTTCAAAAGGCACTATACGGTTTTTTAATTTCGTTATAATGCTTCTGTGAGTGTCCATTTCTGTTATTTTCTGTATCTGTGTAATTTCAGTGGATCGCTAATAACTAGATTGTGACATTTAGCTGAGTATCTGATATATGTTTATCAAGCTGTTCTCCACTGGGTTCCTCTGGAATAAATAGGATTATAGGATCAGGTATTGTGGAGTGTTCGATAATTTGCCTTCTATAAGTGGTAATATGTTATGCTTATAGG contains:
- the LOC124666365 gene encoding oligosaccharyltransferase complex subunit ostc-like; protein product: MAPRSEHAAGSAAAAAAAAAQGHRSEFDSMDPLFHVLRAVPFSFLQPPRTRLKLPSNLALPSPMTVFALILLTYFAVVSGLVYDVIVEPPGIGSSQDPATGAVRPVVFLPGRVNGQYIIEGLSSGFMFLLGGVGIILLDLAVDRTRPRSLRISFGGSGVAAIVIAYAMAMLFLRIKIPGYLW